In Pseudomonas nunensis, a single window of DNA contains:
- a CDS encoding nicotinamidase gives MNSLTVKTASFDVDAQKSFTPLCPDELPVTGGDQIGGELNFMASLGSLRVGSKDAHSPHAPWVVAQHSQMLQPTGLEHADVTWVSHCVPGTEGFGLLDELPTPYDYDYFVWKGVEPDLHPYGACYHDLHGKLSTGVIEYLRSRDVQQVIVGGLALDFCVKTTALQLAAAGFKVIVHLPACRAISEEGATQAIQDMLQAGIAVAATREATAQWASA, from the coding sequence ATGAACAGCCTGACCGTGAAAACCGCTTCCTTCGATGTTGATGCACAAAAGAGCTTTACGCCGTTGTGCCCTGATGAACTTCCTGTCACCGGAGGGGACCAGATTGGCGGCGAGCTGAACTTCATGGCCTCCCTCGGTAGCCTGCGTGTCGGCAGCAAGGATGCGCATTCGCCGCACGCCCCTTGGGTGGTTGCGCAGCACTCGCAAATGCTTCAGCCGACCGGTCTTGAGCACGCCGACGTGACGTGGGTCAGCCATTGCGTCCCCGGCACTGAAGGCTTTGGTTTGCTGGACGAGTTGCCGACCCCTTACGACTACGACTACTTCGTGTGGAAGGGCGTCGAGCCGGACCTTCACCCCTACGGCGCCTGTTACCACGACCTGCACGGCAAGTTGTCTACCGGCGTCATCGAATACTTGAGAAGCCGGGATGTGCAGCAGGTCATCGTCGGTGGCCTGGCCCTGGATTTCTGCGTCAAGACCACCGCGCTGCAACTCGCGGCGGCCGGTTTCAAAGTGATCGTGCATCTTCCGGCCTGTCGGGCCATCAGCGAGGAGGGCGCCACCCAGGCCATTCAAGACATGCTACAGGCGGGCATCGCGGTTGCCGCGACTCGCGAAGCCACCGCCCAATGGGCAAGCGCATAA
- the nadE gene encoding ammonia-dependent NAD(+) synthetase — protein sequence MTTQRQGTIARELGINRQLTKGGESAEIARRIDFIKQVLRDSGCKALVLGISGGVDSLTAGRLCQLAVEQLRDDDYDARFIAVRLPYKTQADERDAQASLDFIRPDLITTSNIAACVDGLMASIAIDGLQPSAELVDFAKGNVKARARMLAQYAIANFSNGLVVGTDHSAEALMGFFTKFGDGACDLAPLSGLTKTQVRLLADGLGAPDYLVRKAPTADLEDLAPGKLDEAAYGCTYEEIDAYLMGETVSPQARQIIEGAYLKTAHKRALPRAPVTDNPTVTGMS from the coding sequence ATGACTACGCAACGGCAAGGCACCATCGCCCGGGAATTAGGCATCAACCGTCAACTCACAAAGGGTGGCGAGTCCGCGGAAATCGCACGGCGTATCGACTTTATCAAACAGGTGTTGCGCGACTCCGGTTGCAAGGCGCTGGTACTCGGTATCAGCGGCGGCGTTGATTCGCTCACGGCTGGGCGCCTGTGCCAGTTGGCCGTGGAGCAACTGCGCGACGACGACTATGACGCGCGCTTTATCGCTGTGCGCCTGCCTTACAAGACTCAGGCCGATGAGCGCGACGCCCAGGCTTCCCTGGATTTCATCCGGCCGGACTTGATCACCACCAGCAATATCGCCGCGTGCGTTGACGGACTGATGGCCAGTATCGCCATCGACGGCTTGCAGCCCAGCGCCGAACTCGTCGATTTTGCCAAAGGCAACGTCAAGGCCCGGGCCCGGATGCTGGCGCAATACGCGATTGCCAACTTCAGTAACGGGCTGGTGGTCGGCACCGATCACAGCGCGGAAGCGTTGATGGGGTTCTTTACCAAATTCGGCGACGGAGCCTGCGACCTGGCGCCACTCTCGGGCCTGACCAAGACTCAGGTGCGGCTGCTGGCCGATGGACTGGGCGCGCCGGATTATCTGGTGCGCAAGGCGCCGACGGCGGACCTCGAAGATCTGGCGCCGGGCAAACTGGATGAAGCCGCGTACGGCTGCACTTACGAGGAGATCGACGCCTACCTGATGGGCGAAACAGTATCGCCGCAGGCACGGCAGATCATTGAAGGCGCTTACCTGAAAACCGCGCATAAGCGCGCACTGCCTCGCGCCCCTGTTACCGACAATCCAACGGTAACCGGCATGTCTTGA
- a CDS encoding peroxiredoxin, producing the protein MAIRIGDEAPDFTVESTEGTLHFHEWIGDKWAILFSHPKDFTPVCTTELGYMAGLKPEFDKRNTKVVGLSVDPVSNHASWAKDIEETQGHAVNYPMIGDENLVVAKLYDMIHPNASGGNRTAVDNATVRSVFIIGPDKKVKAMLIYPMSAGRNFDEVLRLLDALQLNAKHTVATPVNWRPGEDVIIPTSVSDEDARKKYPDGFRTVKPYLRTVAQPK; encoded by the coding sequence ATGGCAATCCGCATAGGCGACGAAGCACCGGATTTTACCGTCGAAAGCACCGAAGGCACCCTGCATTTCCACGAGTGGATCGGCGACAAGTGGGCGATTCTGTTCTCGCACCCCAAGGACTTCACCCCGGTGTGCACCACTGAACTCGGTTACATGGCCGGCCTCAAGCCTGAGTTCGACAAGCGCAATACCAAGGTGGTCGGACTCAGCGTCGACCCGGTCAGCAACCATGCGAGCTGGGCCAAGGACATCGAGGAAACCCAGGGGCATGCGGTCAACTATCCCATGATCGGCGACGAAAACCTGGTGGTGGCCAAGCTCTACGACATGATCCATCCGAACGCCAGCGGCGGTAACCGGACCGCAGTGGACAACGCCACCGTGCGCTCGGTGTTCATCATCGGCCCGGACAAGAAGGTCAAGGCGATGCTGATCTACCCGATGAGCGCCGGGCGCAATTTCGATGAAGTACTGCGCCTGCTCGATGCCCTGCAATTGAATGCCAAGCACACCGTCGCCACGCCGGTGAACTGGCGGCCGGGTGAAGACGTGATCATCCCGACGTCGGTCTCCGATGAAGACGCGCGCAAGAAATACCCGGATGGCTTCAGGACGGTGAAACCGTATCTGCGCACGGTGGCGCAACCGAAGTAA
- the pncB gene encoding nicotinate phosphoribosyltransferase: protein MDSAFDSGNGMIQSLLDTDYYTFTMMQAVLHQHPNVEVEYQFIVRSKERLGHLIPQIREELEKLAGLQLREGEQRFLFNKRFREYLTPDFEQFLGLFRFNLRYIHVSEIDGQLNIRVRGPMLHCIMFEQPVLAMVSELRNREKYPEVELADVTRQLYRKFEWLEKNASREELAELRVSDFSTRRRLSFRAQREVVNVMRSDFPGVFVGTSNAHLAYEFDLPLIGTMAHQWLMVHQQLGRLRESQNAALENWVHEYRGRLGIALTDCISTDFFLKDFDLYFAKLYDGLRQDSGDPIVWADKVLARYKELGIDPRTKDLMFSDGLNFEKCLPILRHVRGKAKFGFGMGTSLACDVEGVEPLSIVMKLVRVHGEPVVKFSDDPIKNVCEDASFLRYAAQVFNVTLINPQLGA from the coding sequence ATGGACAGTGCATTCGATTCAGGCAATGGCATGATCCAGAGTCTTCTGGACACCGATTACTACACCTTCACCATGATGCAGGCGGTCCTGCACCAACACCCGAATGTCGAAGTGGAATACCAGTTCATCGTGCGCTCCAAAGAGCGGCTCGGGCACTTGATCCCGCAGATTCGCGAAGAGCTGGAGAAGCTCGCCGGACTGCAATTGCGCGAAGGTGAACAGCGGTTCCTGTTCAACAAGCGTTTCCGCGAGTACCTGACACCGGACTTCGAACAGTTTCTGGGGCTGTTCCGCTTCAATCTGCGCTACATCCATGTCTCGGAAATCGATGGCCAACTGAACATCCGCGTTCGCGGTCCGATGCTGCATTGCATCATGTTCGAGCAGCCGGTGCTGGCGATGGTCAGCGAGTTGCGCAACCGAGAGAAGTACCCCGAAGTCGAGCTCGCCGACGTCACTCGCCAGCTGTACCGGAAGTTCGAATGGCTGGAGAAAAATGCCAGTCGCGAAGAACTCGCCGAGTTGCGTGTCTCGGACTTCTCGACCCGTCGGCGCTTGTCGTTCCGGGCCCAGCGTGAAGTGGTGAACGTGATGCGCAGTGATTTCCCCGGTGTTTTTGTCGGCACCAGCAACGCTCACCTGGCGTATGAATTCGACTTGCCACTGATCGGCACCATGGCCCACCAATGGCTGATGGTGCACCAGCAACTCGGGCGGTTGCGCGAGAGCCAGAACGCCGCGCTGGAAAATTGGGTGCACGAGTACCGTGGCCGGCTCGGTATCGCACTGACCGATTGCATCAGCACCGATTTCTTTCTCAAGGATTTCGACCTGTACTTCGCCAAGCTCTACGACGGTCTGCGCCAGGACTCCGGTGACCCGATTGTCTGGGCCGACAAGGTACTGGCGCGCTACAAGGAACTGGGCATCGACCCACGTACCAAGGACTTGATGTTCTCCGACGGCCTGAACTTCGAAAAATGCCTGCCGATCCTGCGTCACGTTCGCGGCAAGGCAAAATTCGGGTTCGGCATGGGCACCAGCCTGGCGTGCGATGTCGAGGGTGTCGAACCGTTGAGCATCGTGATGAAACTGGTACGGGTTCACGGTGAGCCGGTGGTGAAGTTCTCCGACGATCCGATCAAAAACGTCTGCGAAGACGCCTCGTTCCTGCGCTACGCCGCCCAGGTGTTCAACGTGACCCTGATCAATCCACAACTGGGAGCCTGA